In one window of Deinococcus hopiensis KR-140 DNA:
- a CDS encoding chitinase has protein sequence MRTRLGSILALGLLLSACGQENTAQVSSTRSGGSALQAQASTTPTATFSTSSAWDSGFGGVITLRNPTATAIKGWTLKFRFNGNAALTGTPWGAGGAVSKDSTGLYAITPNTWGGDTIPAGGAVTVSYDGTGTFSGVNTCTLNGNPCDGTTPPADTTAPTVSVTANPTGVTAAGTVNLSAAASDNVGVTKVEFYRGAILLSTDTTSPYTAADSVTSAQNGTQTYVAKAFDAAGNTRSASANVTVNIAGTTPGTGALPRHALIGYWHNFDNGSGYVRMKDVDPGWDIINLSFAENKPGGAEGEVAFTLCPPASCGANAESEADFIAGIRGQQAKGKKVLISLGGANAHIQLNTTLARDNFVRTMGDIISRYGLNGLDIDLEGGSLALNSGDTDLNNPTTPAVVNLIAAVKSLKARFGSGFVLTMAPETAYVQGGYSSYGGIWGAYLPLIHKLRDELTVLQVQHYNTGSLVGTDGRTYTPGTADFHVAMTDMLITGFALGGNPQNVFPGLRPDQVAIGLPSGTRSASSGYTAPAEVQKALNCLTRAVDCGAYRPAKTAPSLRGLMSWSINWDRADGLNFSGAHRTFLNNLP, from the coding sequence ATGCGTACCCGTCTCGGCTCGATCCTCGCTCTCGGTCTGTTGTTGTCCGCTTGTGGGCAGGAGAACACCGCCCAAGTCTCTTCCACACGCTCGGGGGGTTCGGCTCTACAAGCGCAGGCGAGCACGACACCGACAGCGACGTTCAGCACGAGCAGCGCGTGGGACAGCGGCTTTGGCGGCGTGATCACCCTGCGTAACCCCACCGCCACGGCCATCAAAGGCTGGACCCTCAAATTCAGGTTCAACGGCAACGCCGCCCTCACCGGTACCCCCTGGGGTGCCGGCGGCGCCGTCTCCAAAGACAGTACCGGCCTCTACGCCATCACCCCCAACACCTGGGGCGGCGACACCATCCCCGCTGGAGGCGCGGTCACCGTCTCCTACGACGGCACCGGCACCTTCAGCGGCGTAAACACCTGCACCCTCAACGGCAATCCCTGCGACGGCACCACCCCCCCCGCAGACACCACCGCTCCCACGGTCAGCGTCACGGCCAACCCGACGGGCGTGACGGCGGCCGGAACGGTGAACCTGAGCGCGGCGGCGAGCGACAACGTGGGGGTGACGAAAGTGGAGTTCTACCGGGGCGCAATCCTGCTGAGCACCGACACCACCTCGCCCTACACGGCGGCGGACAGCGTGACTTCGGCGCAGAACGGGACGCAGACGTACGTGGCCAAAGCCTTCGACGCCGCCGGAAATACCAGGTCCGCCTCCGCCAACGTCACCGTTAACATCGCTGGCACCACCCCCGGCACGGGCGCCCTGCCCCGGCACGCGCTGATCGGCTACTGGCACAACTTCGACAACGGCAGCGGCTACGTCCGTATGAAGGATGTGGACCCGGGGTGGGACATCATCAACCTGTCGTTCGCGGAGAACAAACCCGGCGGGGCGGAGGGCGAGGTGGCCTTTACGCTCTGTCCGCCCGCCTCGTGCGGAGCCAACGCCGAGAGCGAGGCCGACTTTATCGCGGGGATCCGGGGGCAGCAGGCCAAGGGCAAGAAGGTGCTGATCAGCCTGGGTGGGGCGAACGCGCACATTCAGCTCAACACCACGCTGGCCCGCGACAACTTCGTGCGGACGATGGGCGACATCATCTCGCGCTACGGCCTCAATGGGCTGGACATAGATCTTGAGGGCGGCTCGCTGGCGCTGAATTCCGGCGACACGGACCTGAATAACCCCACCACGCCCGCCGTGGTCAACCTGATCGCTGCCGTGAAGTCCTTGAAGGCCCGCTTCGGGTCCGGTTTCGTCCTGACCATGGCCCCTGAGACCGCCTACGTTCAGGGCGGGTACTCCAGCTACGGCGGGATCTGGGGTGCGTACCTGCCGCTGATCCACAAGCTGCGCGACGAACTGACCGTGCTCCAAGTGCAGCATTACAACACGGGCTCACTGGTCGGGACCGACGGGCGAACCTACACGCCCGGCACGGCAGACTTCCACGTCGCCATGACCGACATGCTCATCACCGGCTTCGCGCTGGGGGGCAACCCGCAAAATGTCTTCCCCGGTCTACGCCCCGATCAGGTGGCGATTGGCCTGCCTTCGGGCACGCGCTCAGCGAGCAGCGGCTATACGGCTCCTGCCGAGGTGCAAAAGGCGCTGAACTGCCTGACCCGCGCCGTGGACTGCGGCGCCTACCGCCCCGCCAAGACGGCCCCCAGTCTGCGCGGCCTGATGAGCTGGTCCATCAACTGGGACCGCGCCGACGGCCTGAATTTCTCGGGCGCGCACCGCACCTTCCTGAACAATCTGCCCTGA
- a CDS encoding histidine kinase N-terminal 7TM domain-containing diguanylate cyclase, with the protein MLEFTPTALPFLASFMLTVGLALVAAGRQTAAARTFSALMVGLSVWTLCYVLELCSPTQEGKSLWVMAKYLGASPTPALWFVFCLQATGRADWLRRPFLRGALTFWPLLTLGVVWTNGAHGLMWTDLRLEPGLPELQTKHGAYFWVYAAGIYLLMLISTGLFAQFYRTAQPLFRRQGLLLTLGGFVPLAGRMSEDLFGLDLLPRVDEVIFFFLFSGVLFALALFRYNGLRLVPVAHHLVIHHIQAGIVVLDPAGRIVDLNPFAQALFGLPAAEVVGARPADVLKGLNLGSAGEVFGDELTLTRGETTLHFSVQRSPIGGGLGRDGGQAVVLFDVTERREAERQLERLARIDALTGVFNRRHFLERAEREVAQSRRECLTLSVLMLDIDRFKGINDTHGHAAGDAVLREVARTCQSRLRPTDLFARYGGEEFVALLPGADVAEATAVAEQLRQAVEALRIEFAGQPIRVTLSIGVAAFSNAVHTTLDSCMQRADGALYTSKADGRNRSTVAA; encoded by the coding sequence ATGTTGGAGTTCACCCCCACCGCCCTGCCTTTCCTCGCCTCCTTCATGCTCACGGTGGGCCTGGCGCTCGTCGCGGCCGGGCGGCAGACAGCGGCGGCACGGACCTTCAGCGCCCTGATGGTGGGCCTATCGGTCTGGACGCTGTGCTACGTCCTGGAACTGTGCAGCCCGACGCAAGAGGGCAAGTCCCTCTGGGTGATGGCGAAATACCTGGGGGCATCCCCCACTCCCGCGCTGTGGTTTGTGTTCTGCCTGCAGGCCACAGGACGCGCGGATTGGCTGCGCCGTCCCTTCCTCCGGGGGGCGCTGACCTTCTGGCCCCTGCTGACGCTGGGGGTGGTGTGGACGAATGGTGCACACGGCCTGATGTGGACGGATCTGCGCCTGGAACCCGGCCTCCCCGAACTGCAGACGAAACACGGCGCGTACTTCTGGGTCTACGCCGCGGGCATCTACCTGCTGATGCTGATCAGCACGGGCCTGTTCGCCCAGTTCTACCGCACCGCTCAGCCCCTCTTTCGCCGTCAGGGCCTGCTGCTGACGCTGGGCGGCTTTGTGCCGCTGGCGGGGCGGATGTCCGAGGACCTCTTCGGCCTGGACCTGCTGCCCAGGGTGGATGAGGTGATCTTTTTCTTCCTGTTCTCGGGAGTGCTGTTCGCGCTGGCGCTGTTTCGCTACAACGGATTGCGGTTGGTGCCGGTGGCGCATCACCTCGTCATTCACCATATCCAGGCCGGCATCGTGGTGCTGGACCCCGCTGGCCGCATCGTGGACCTCAATCCCTTTGCCCAGGCGTTGTTCGGCCTGCCGGCTGCAGAGGTGGTTGGCGCACGGCCCGCGGATGTCCTGAAGGGACTGAACCTCGGTTCAGCAGGCGAGGTGTTTGGAGACGAACTCACCCTGACGCGGGGGGAGACCACCCTGCACTTCTCGGTACAGCGCTCGCCGATTGGAGGCGGGCTGGGACGCGACGGTGGGCAGGCCGTGGTGCTGTTCGACGTGACCGAGCGCCGGGAGGCCGAGCGGCAGCTTGAGCGCCTGGCGCGGATAGACGCGTTGACCGGCGTGTTCAACCGCCGGCACTTCCTGGAGCGGGCCGAGCGGGAGGTGGCGCAATCGCGGCGCGAGTGTCTGACCCTGTCGGTGCTGATGCTGGACATTGACCGCTTCAAGGGGATCAACGACACCCATGGTCATGCGGCGGGTGACGCCGTGCTGCGTGAGGTGGCCCGCACCTGTCAGTCGAGATTGCGCCCGACAGACCTGTTCGCGCGCTACGGTGGCGAGGAATTCGTCGCTTTGCTGCCCGGCGCGGACGTCGCCGAGGCCACCGCCGTTGCCGAGCAACTGCGTCAGGCGGTGGAAGCGCTCCGGATTGAGTTTGCTGGACAGCCCATCCGAGTGACCCTCAGCATCGGCGTAGCGGCCTTCAGCAACGCTGTTCACACCACACTGGATTCCTGCATGCAGCGCGCAGACGGGGCCCTATACACCTCAAAGGCAGACGGGCGCAACCGCAGCACGGTGGCCGCCTGA
- a CDS encoding spore coat protein U domain-containing protein, which translates to MRFLKTLALLALGSWAGATSCVLTAQNVALTTAYLWTDAAPTTLVVTPGTVTCTLDGTAVTAHARLDGSPSVRALYEGGAPGGPALRYSLLVGSQRWGDGTAGSVTFPLVLSGLVGDVQSFPLTATLTLPAGQLVPAGLYRGTLNITLDFDP; encoded by the coding sequence ATGCGGTTCCTGAAAACACTGGCGCTGCTCGCCCTGGGTTCATGGGCGGGCGCGACTTCCTGCGTGCTGACCGCCCAGAACGTCGCGCTCACCACAGCGTACCTGTGGACCGATGCTGCCCCCACCACCCTGGTGGTCACGCCCGGCACCGTGACCTGTACGCTGGACGGCACGGCGGTCACGGCGCACGCCCGGCTGGACGGCTCCCCCTCGGTTCGCGCCCTGTACGAGGGCGGCGCGCCCGGCGGCCCGGCGCTGCGCTACTCGCTGTTGGTCGGCAGCCAGCGCTGGGGCGACGGCACAGCGGGCAGCGTGACCTTTCCCCTCGTGCTCAGCGGGCTGGTGGGAGACGTGCAGAGCTTTCCGCTCACCGCCACCCTCACCCTTCCGGCAGGCCAGCTCGTTCCAGCTGGACTGTACCGCGGCACGCTGAACATCACCCTGGATTTCGACCCATAG
- a CDS encoding fimbrial biogenesis chaperone produces MLSASRPFSLLPLLGALVSVTLCSAAGAASFVIAPTSLRLEGGARTTATSVRNDTAVPVSFKVELAAWTQDGADRYTLSRDLIVNPTSFTLKPGQQQTIRVGWRGAPGSGEKAYRVYIQELPAASSPNAAAGMQVQALYRAGVPLLTYPKLGQPELKFSLEGTAGERMLVAQNVGTHFVTLQDVNIAVGEAKLVPGSVTVLAGGTLRLPLTGLPGTGAVNLSYQLGTQPQRLTLPEAR; encoded by the coding sequence ATGCTCTCCGCGTCCCGTCCCTTTTCCCTCCTCCCGCTGCTGGGTGCCCTGGTTTCGGTCACCCTGTGCTCGGCTGCCGGGGCCGCCTCGTTCGTCATCGCCCCCACCTCGCTGCGGCTGGAAGGAGGGGCGCGCACCACCGCCACCAGCGTCCGCAATGACACGGCCGTACCGGTCAGCTTCAAGGTGGAACTTGCGGCCTGGACGCAGGACGGCGCGGACCGCTACACCCTGAGCCGCGACCTGATCGTCAATCCCACGTCCTTTACCCTGAAACCCGGACAGCAGCAGACGATTCGCGTGGGGTGGCGGGGCGCGCCGGGGAGTGGCGAAAAGGCCTACCGCGTGTACATCCAGGAGTTGCCCGCGGCGAGCAGTCCCAACGCGGCGGCGGGGATGCAGGTACAGGCGCTGTACCGTGCGGGCGTCCCGCTGCTGACATACCCCAAGCTCGGCCAGCCGGAGCTGAAGTTCTCGCTGGAAGGTACGGCGGGCGAGCGGATGCTGGTGGCGCAGAACGTAGGAACACACTTCGTGACGTTGCAGGACGTGAACATTGCCGTGGGGGAGGCGAAGCTTGTGCCCGGAAGCGTCACGGTGCTCGCGGGCGGCACCCTACGCCTGCCGCTGACGGGCCTGCCTGGCACGGGTGCGGTGAACCTGAGCTACCAGCTCGGCACGCAGCCCCAACGCCTGACCCTTCCGGAAGCGCGTTGA
- a CDS encoding DUF4402 domain-containing protein has translation MKKVQFALLSAFVFASPLASAGTATFDPSTSAALGTSESFLVKATIGHACVLSKPADIDLGTLYWTGTSSSTKSTTFTVQCNVGTSGVPTLSVTPSTTLALTRSGGAEQVTVNVAPSNLTIDNTSSAAQSFSIGATLPASQVTVDKPAGTYTGTVTVAVNFTP, from the coding sequence ATGAAGAAAGTCCAGTTCGCCCTGCTGTCCGCGTTCGTGTTCGCCTCACCCCTCGCCTCTGCCGGGACGGCCACTTTCGATCCCAGTACGAGTGCGGCTCTGGGGACCTCCGAGTCCTTTCTGGTCAAGGCGACCATCGGCCATGCCTGTGTGCTGAGCAAGCCCGCGGACATCGACCTCGGTACCCTGTACTGGACAGGCACCAGCAGCAGCACCAAGAGCACCACCTTTACCGTGCAGTGCAACGTGGGCACGAGCGGCGTCCCCACCCTCAGCGTCACGCCCTCGACCACCCTGGCCCTGACCCGCAGCGGCGGCGCCGAGCAGGTCACAGTCAACGTGGCGCCGAGCAACCTGACCATCGACAACACCAGCTCCGCCGCCCAGAGCTTTTCTATCGGTGCCACCCTCCCCGCCTCCCAAGTGACTGTGGATAAGCCTGCCGGAACCTACACGGGCACGGTCACGGTAGCGGTGAACTTCACGCCATGA
- a CDS encoding response regulator transcription factor — translation MKTILIVDDKLNLVRLLQDYLGSVGYQTVAAENGHSALFAARHARPDLVLLDLMMPQLDGFGFLERFRQESGVPVIVLTARERRENAVQCLSLGADDYVTKPFDLPELEARISAVLRRAARQAPESQPLRVGELTLDPVLRTVTRGKEPLPLTPAEYAVLHRLMLAPGRVASRSELLGCIEGDRERSSLERTVDVHVRKLRLKIESDPAQPRYLLTVFGAGYRLNPDALLAPA, via the coding sequence ATGAAAACCATACTGATCGTCGATGACAAACTGAATCTGGTCCGCCTGCTGCAGGACTACCTGGGCAGCGTGGGCTACCAGACGGTGGCGGCCGAAAACGGGCACAGCGCGCTCTTTGCGGCCCGGCATGCCCGGCCGGACCTGGTGCTGCTGGACCTGATGATGCCGCAGCTCGACGGCTTCGGCTTTCTTGAACGCTTCCGGCAGGAGTCGGGCGTTCCCGTTATTGTCCTGACCGCGCGCGAACGGCGCGAGAACGCAGTCCAGTGCCTCTCGCTGGGGGCGGACGATTACGTGACCAAACCCTTTGACCTGCCGGAGCTGGAGGCGCGGATCAGCGCTGTATTGCGCCGGGCAGCCCGCCAGGCCCCGGAGAGCCAGCCGCTGCGCGTCGGGGAACTGACCCTCGATCCAGTGTTGCGGACCGTGACGCGCGGCAAAGAGCCGCTTCCCCTGACGCCCGCCGAGTACGCGGTGCTGCACCGCCTGATGCTGGCCCCGGGGCGCGTGGCGAGCCGCTCGGAACTGCTGGGCTGCATTGAGGGAGACCGGGAGCGTTCCAGCCTGGAACGGACCGTGGACGTACACGTTCGCAAACTGCGCCTCAAGATCGAGTCGGACCCCGCGCAACCCCGCTACCTGTTGACGGTGTTCGGCGCGGGCTACCGCCTGAACCCGGACGCCCTCCTCGCACCCGCGTGA